From Aquificaceae bacterium, a single genomic window includes:
- the rpsP gene encoding 30S ribosomal protein S16, which produces MALRIRVSRYGRRHHPIYRLVVADAKAPRDGKVVDVIATYDPVNKRLIEVKEEKLKEWLQKGAEITDRAKAILKNAKIL; this is translated from the coding sequence ATGGCTCTGAGGATAAGAGTATCAAGATACGGAAGAAGGCATCACCCCATATACAGGCTTGTGGTGGCTGACGCGAAGGCTCCCAGAGATGGCAAGGTGGTGGATGTCATAGCCACCTACGACCCTGTAAACAAGAGGCTCATAGAGGTAAAGGAAGAAAAGCTCAAAGAATGGCTCCAGAAGGGAGCAGAAATCACAGACAGGGCAAAAGCCATACTCAAGAACGCAAAAATACTCTGA